The segment GTGTGGAGAGCATCGCGGAAGAGCAGAATATTCAATTGACTGTTGAAAAGGCGGAAGAAACGAGCGGTTGGGTAACCTTCTTTACTTCCATCATTCCTTTTGTCATCATCTTTATTTTATTCTTCTTCTTACTTAATCAAGCGCAGGGCGGCGGAAGCCGTGTGATGAACTTTGGTAAAAGTAAGGCGAAGCTGTACAGTGAAGAGAAGAAAAAAGTTAAATTCAAAGACGTTGCCGGTGCAGATGAGGAAAAGCAAGAGCTTGTCGAGGTCGTGGAATTCTTGAAGGATCCACGTAAATTCTCCGAGCTTGGTGCGCGTATTCCTAAAGGGGTACTCCTTGTGGGACCTCCAGGTACAGGTAAAACGTTACTTGCAAGAGCTGTTGCTGGGGAAGCGGGCGTTCCGTTCTTCTCAATCAGTGGTTCCGATTTTGTGGAAATGTTCGTCGGGGTCGGTGCATCCCGTGTGCGTGACCTTTTTGAAAATGCGAAGAAAAATGCTCCATGTATCATTTTCATCGATGAAATTGATGCAGTTGGACGTCAGCGTGGAGCGGGTCTAGGCGGAGGTCACGATGAGCGTGAGCAAACCTTGAACCAATTGCTAGTGGAGATGGACGGATTCGGAGCGAACGAAGGTATCATCATCGTTGCTGCGACGAACAGACCGGACATTCTGGACCCGGCACTATTGAGACCTGGGCGTTTTGACCGTCAGATTACCGTAGATCGTCCTGACTTGAAGGGCCGTGAAGCGGTACTGAAAGTTCATGCAAGAAACAAGCCTTTAGATGAAAATATCAATATGAAGACGATTGCGATGCGTACACCGGGATTCTCGGGTGCAGATCTTGAAAACTTGTTGAACGAAGCAGCACTTGTAGCTGCCAGACAAGATAAAAAGAACATCGATATGTTGGATGTTGATGAAGCAATCGACAGGGTCATTGCAGGACCTGCCAAAAAGAGCAGGGTCATCTCCCAGAAAGAACGTAATATCGTGGCGTATCATGAAGCGGGGCATACCATCATTGGTGTGGTACTAGACGAAGCCGATATGGTACATAAAGTGACAATCGTTCCTCGTGGGCAAGCTGGCGGTTATGCGGTCATGCTTCCGAAAGAAGATCGTTACTTCATGACAAAACCAGAACTCCTGGACAAAATCACCGGTCTTTTAGGTGGTCGTGTAGCGGAAGAAATCACATTTGGGGAAGCAAGTACTGGTGCCCATAATGACTTCCAGCGCGCAACAGGAATAGCTCGTAAAATGGTAACCGAATACGGAATGAGCGAAAAGCTTGGACCGCTTCAATTCGGTCAAGCTTCAGGGGGGCAAGTCTTCCTTGGACGTGATATCCAAAATGAGCAAAACTACAGTGATGCAATTGCACACGAAATCGATATGGAGATTCAACGCTTCATTAAAGAGTGCTATGAGAGAGCCAAGCAGATCCTTACGGAAAACCGGGATAAGCTGGAGCTTGTAGCTCAAACTCTATTAGAGGTTGAAACACTTGATGCAGATCAGATTAAAAGCCTGTATGAAAAAGGGAAGCTTCCAGAACTCCCTGTTAACGAAGATGTGAAAGTGAACATCAACTCTAAAAAAGATGCGGACAAAACGGAATCGACAGACGAGAAAAAACCTGAATAAGTAAAAGGTGCCTGGAGTAACATTCAGGCATCTTTTTTATGTGATTTTGGGGTATGTGTTTCAAACTTGCATCAATAGAATAATTAATGTTCTAATAGTTTCGAGCTGTTGATTGGAGCAAAAGGCGAAGACTCCTGAGGGAGATAGCGCTAGGTGGAGACCCCGCAGGCTTGCCGAGGAGGCTCCAGCAGCGCCCCTAGGAAAGCAAAGCCATTTGCGGAGATCAACAGCGGTCGTTAACGTAATCAGTAGAATCTTGTCGAATCATGATTTCCCAAGGAATAATTATTTCTATTGGGTTTGTTAGGTTACCATATAGTATAATGAAACTAATTTTAAAGCATGGTGGGGGATATAGATGTTATTTGTGTTGGATGTTGGTAACACCAATACCGTAATTGGTGTATATGAAGGAGAAGAACTGAAGCATCACTGGCGTGTAGAAACCAGTCGAAATAAGACAGAAGACGAATTCGGAATGATTTTCAAATCGCTCCTTGAACATGTAAACTTGAGCTTCAAAGACTTTGAAGGGATCATCATCTCTTCCGTCGTACCGCCAATCATGTTCTCCCTTGAGAGAATGTGCCAAAAATACTTTCATTTGAAACCGCTGATTGTCGGACCTGGAATTAAAACAGGTCTAAACATAAAGTATGAAAACCCGAGAGAAGTGGGAGCAGACAGAATCGTCAATGCTGTTGCGGGTATCCATTTATACGGAAGTCCACTGGTAATTGTGGATTTCGGTACTGCCACAACTTATTGTTATATCAATGAACACAAGCAATACATGGGGGGAGCAATTGCTCCTGGGATCAGCATTTCCACAGAAGCACTTTATTCCAGGGCATCAAAGCTTCCAAGAATCGAAATTGCGCGTCCTGACGATGTTATCGGCAAAAATACCGTGAGTGCGATGCAGGCAGGAATCCTTTTTGGGTATGTTGGGCAGGTTGAGGGCATCGTAAATCGTATGAAGAAGCAAAGTGATGTGACTCCGAAAGTAATCGCAACAGGAGGGCTCGCTGCACTTATTGGAAACGAGTCAGATGTCATTGATATTGTCGATCCTTTCTTGACGTTAAAAGGGTTGCATTTGATTTACATGAAAAATTCTAAAGAAGATTGAACTGTGAAAGGGGCAAACTAACATGTCAGACTATCTCGTAAAAGCGTTGGCTTTTGAAGGACAAGTTCGTGCATATGGAATCAGAACAACAGATACTGTGGGAGAGGCGCAAAAGCGCCATCAGACATGGCCAACCGCCTCCGCTGCATTGGGCCGCGCCATGACCGCTTCTGTCATGCTTGGCGCCATGCTGAAAGGCGAAAATAAACTGACCGTCAAAATAGATGGTGGTGGACCGATCGGAGCGATCCTTGTCGATAGCAATGCCAAAGGACAGGTGCGAGGGTATGTAACCAATCCACAAACACACTTTGATTTGAACCAGCACGGAAAACTTGATGTAGCACGTGCGGTTGGAACAAATGGAACCCTTTCCGTCGTAAAGGACCTTGGGTTAAGGGAGCACTTCTCCGGTCAGACGGAACTAATTTCAGGTGAGCTTGGAGAGGATTTCACTTACTACCTCGTGTCGTCCGAACAGGTTCCATCTGCAGTGGGAGTAGGCGTCCTTGTTAATCCTGACAACACCATCCTTGCTGCGGGCGGTTTCATTATCCAGCTTTTACCCGGCACTTCAGAAGAAACCATTACAGTAATTGAAGAAAAAATAAATAATATGACTCCTGTTTCCAAGTTGATTGAAAAAGGATTGACCCCAGAGGAACTTTTAACAGAAATCCTCGGAGAAGGTAATGTTAAATTCCTGGAAACCATGCCGATTGAGTTCAAGTGTACATGCTCCAAGGAACGCTTTGAGCAAGCTATCATTTCCTTGGGAGAAAAGGATATTACGGAAATCATCGAGGAAGACGGTCAAGCGGAGACGCACTGTCATTTCTGTAATGCAAAATACCTTTTCAGCAAAGAGGAACTTGAAGCGATGAGGGAGCAAGTAAAAGGCTAGGGGGCACATATGAACCAAAAGCGGAGATTAAAGCAGAAGTGGGTATGGAATATCATTTTTGGTCTTGTGATTATAAATTGCCTCACATTAGCTGTGGTGGTTAAACAAACCTTCTCCCTAAAAGAAGCGGCAGACGCAAGCGCATTTGTGAATGGGCAGGCTAATATTGTCGCAACGGTTGGGGATACCGTCATTTCAAGAAAAGATATGCTACAAGAGCTTGAAGGAATGTACGGGCAGGAAATGCTTACGAAAATGGTCAATAAAGAAGTGGTCAAACAGATTGCGGAGAAATACAAGGTTTCCGTTTCCGAGCAGTCCGTGGATCGTGAATGGAAAATGATTAAAACGATGTATAGCAGGTCTCCTTTGCATGCCAATTCTTCCGAGGAGCTGGTCAAGGAACAAATCCGATCCAGCTTATTGCTAGAAGAGTTACTTGTAAAGGATGTGGCAATTCCCGAATCGGAGCTTGAAAGCTTTTACCAAGAGAACAAGCAGCTCTATACAATTGAGGATGCCTTTCATCTTTCCCACATTCTTTTGGAAACCAAGGAAGAGGCGGACACAGTAGTAAAGGAACTGGAAGATGGATCGAATTTCACCTCTCTTGCGATGGAAGTGTCGACGGATGAATTGACGGCAAATCAAGGGGGAGACTTAGGTTTTCTTACACATGAGACTCAAGTCTATCCGCCTGCCTATCTGACAGAGGCTGCGAAGCTGAAGGAAGAATCGTGGAGTGAACCCATTTCATTGGACGGAAAGTATGCGGTCATCTATCTTCATGAAAAAATGGATGGAGTTACTTATTCTTTTGAAGAGGTAAAAGATCAAATTCGTAGACAATTGGCACTGGAACAAATGGACGGTTCGGTGGATGCCTCCATTTTCTGGGATGAGGTCGGGGTGGAATGGAACCTTCCCACTGCGCAATAGGTCGAACCAAATAAATTGACAATTCAGATTTAATGGTGTTAAATGGGATTAATCCGACAAAAACACTAAGTTTTAAAGGCAGGGGGAAAAATAATGGTACGAGTAGCAAATTCTATTGATGAATTAGTAGGGAAGACTCCCGTCGTAAAGCTGAATCGAATTGTAGAAGAAGACATGGCTGATGTGTATCTGAAGCTTGAATTCATGAACCCGGGAAGCAGTGTGAAAGATCGTATTGCACTGGCGATGATTGATGCTGCGATGGAAGAAGGGAAATTGAAAGAAGGCGACACGATTATCGAACCAACAAGTGGGAACACCGGTATTGGCCTCGCGATGATCGCTGCAGCAAAAGGATTGAAAGCTATTCTGGTTATGCCTGAAACCATGAGTCTGGAAAGAAGAAACCTTCTTCGAGCTTATGGAGCGGAGCTGGTACTGACACCTGGTCCTGAAGGAATGGGTGGGGCAATCCGTAAAGCGGAAGAGCTTGCAAAAGAGAAAAGCCTGTTCATGCCACAGCAGTTTAATAATCCTGCAAACCCTGACATTCATAAAAGAACGACAGGGAAAGAGATTGTAGAACAGTTTGGTGATGGGCTGGATGCTTTTGTATCTGGTATCGGAACTGGCGGTACGATTACAGGTGCAGGAGAGATCTTAAGAGAGAACTTTCCTGACATTAAAATTGTAGCGGTGGAACCAGCCGACTCCCCGGTACTTTCCGGTGGGAAGCCAGGGCCGCATAAGATACAAGGAATTGGTGCCGGCTTTGTTCCATCGATCTTGGACACAAAAATCTACGATCAGGTCATTACAGTGAAAAATGAAGAGGCGTTTGAGTATGCGCGACTTGCGGCGAAGCAGGAAGGGATACTTGGTGGTATCTCATCAGGAGCTGCCATTTCGGCGGCTTTGCAAGTAGCGAAGGAGCTTGGAAAAGGCAAAAAAGTCCTTGCTGTCATTCCAAGTAACGGGGAACGCTATTTGAGCACGCCATTATATCAATTTGAAGAATAGGTTATCTTAAAGGGAAACAGTCCATCGAGCTGTTTCCCTTTTCTTATGATGGCTATCTGGAATACACCGCTGGTGATTTCCGTACTGGGTTTGGCTTTCCGCGGGGCGACCTTGAGCCTCCTTCATTGCCTGTCCATCTATCCCAAAAAATCAATCATCTTTTTATCGTGCATCCCTACATAAATTTCATGTAATATAAGGGTAGTATGCAATTTAGGAGCGTGACAGCAAGAATGCAAAAGGTACCTGTGGGTCTTAAGATAAAGTTGGACGAAAATAAATGGTTTGCCAGATATAAAACACTTGCCAAGGACAAGCCGTATCATGTTCTGTTGGAAAGCGGCCGCGGCGGGAGATACCATATCATCGGACTGGATCCTGTGGCGACGGTCCAAGGAAAAGGACAAGAGCTGCAAATAGATTATCTGGATGGAAAAAAGGAAAAGAGAAGCGGGAATCCTCTACTGCTATTACAAGAAGTCATTTCTGAACGGTCCATCAGGAAATTGCAGGATTTTCCTGATTTTACTGGGGGAGCAATTGGCTATTTGACATATGACTGCGTACGTTATATCGAGCGGCTTCCGGAAAGCGCTGATGATGACCTTGGATTGCCCGATTTGTATTTCTTGTTATTTGACGATGTATTCGTATATGACAAAGAAGAGAAGGTACTCTTTTTAATCACTCATTCGCCTGAAGGGGAGGAAGAGTCGGCTAAGAATCGTCTGGAGCAATATCGCGAGCAATGGGAAGGCCAAAACGAAGAAACTATCTATCCATACACTTCAGGAAAACAACCGGTGTCAGAAAGAGAGGTTTCTTTCACAGAAGAAGACTTTATGAAAGCTGTTAAGAAAGTGCAGTCCTATATCGCCCAGGGAGATGTATTCCAAGTGAACCTCTCTGTCAGACAGGCGGAGTCCCTAGAGACTCATCCGATGGAAATTTATACGGCGCTCAGGGAAATCAACCCTTCTCCATATATGGGGTACCTACAATTTCCGGACTTCCAGCTTGTCAGCGGATCTCCAGAGCTTTTAGTCAAGAAAAAAGACGATATCGTCAGTACGCGGCCAATAGCGGGGACAAGGTCCCGGGGGATGACAGACGAAGAGGACCGTCAACTTGCGCAAGAGTTGATCGACAATGAAAAAGAGAGAGCGGAACATGTGATGCTCGTTGATCTTGAGAGGAATGATCTGGGCCGGGTCTGTAAGTACGGCACGGTGGAAGTGAATGAGTTCATGGCCATCGAAAAGTATTCCCATGTGATGCATATCGTCTCGAATGTCCAAGGGGTCCTGGCTGAGAACAAAAGTATTTCCGATATTATTGAAGCGACCTTCCCAGGCGGCACGATCACCGGAGCTCCAAAGGTAAGGACGATGGAAATCATTGAAGAGCTTGAGCCGGTTAGACGTTCTGTATATACTGGTTCCATAGGGTGGATCGGCTATGATGGGGAAATGGAACTGAGCATCTCCATCAGGACGATGATTGCCAAAGAAGGTATGGCCTATGTGCAGGCTGGTGCCGGAGTGGTCATTGATTCGGTGCCGAGGCGGGAATACAAGGAATCCCTGAAAAAGGCCGCGGCCCTATGGAAAGCAAAAGAGCTGAGTGAAGAAGAGCAAAAAAATCGAGCAGAGGTGAGAGCATGATATTAATGATTGATAACTATGATTCTTTTACGTACAACTTGGTTCAATATTTAGGGGAGCTTGGAGAGGAACTTGTGGTAATGCGAAATGATGAAATTACCATTGAGGAAATAGAAGCACTAAATCCTGAATTTTTAATGATATCTCCTGGTCCTTGTTCTCCGAATGAGGCAGGAATCAGCTTAGAAGTGATCAGGCATTTTGCCGGGAAGAAACCGATCTTTGGTGTATGCCTCGGCCACCAGTCCATTGCCCAGGTGTTCGGAGGCGATGTGGTGCAGGCGGAAAGGCTGATGCACGGGAAAACATCTGAGATGCACCATGATGAGAATACGATTTTTAAAACCTTGGCAAACCCTTTTGTGGCAACAAGGTATCATTCCTTGATTGTAAAAAAAGAAACCTTGCCGGATTGCTTTGAAATTACGGCTTGGACAGATCAGGATGAAATTATGGCTATCCGCCATAAGGAGCTCCCAATCGAAGGGGTGCAATTCCACCCGGAATCCATTATGACTTCGGTAGGAAAAGAGTTGCTGCGGAACTTTATTGACACCTACTCAATGAAAAAGGTGTAGCGTGATTGTCTATAAGGATGGAAGCTGGCAGCCGTTAGAGAAAACGAACGTCTCGGTCATGGACCACGGTTTTCTCTATGGGGTGGGGCTGTTTGAAACCTTCCGTACGTATAATGGTGTGCCATTTTTATTTCATGATCACCTGAGCCGTTTGAGAAAGGGGCTCGAATCCGTCTATATCGATTGGCGGGAATCAAATGAGCATTTAGAGGAACTGGTGACGGAAGCTCTAAAGAAAAACGAGGTGACGGAAGGCGTAATCCGTCTGAATGTCACAGCCGGCATCAGCAACTGGGGCCTTCCGATCGATACCTACGATGCCCCGTCCCTGCTTTTATTTACGAGGCCCGTTCCGCAAATGGTAGCAGAAAGCAAGGATGCGGTGTTTTTGGAACGGAGGCGTAACACCCCGGAAGGTGACACGCGGTTGAAGTCGCATCACTACTTAAATAATCTTTTAGGTAAAAGGGAGCTCGGAGCGAGAACGGATCTAGAAGGGATATTCCTGACTAGGGAGGGGTATGTGGCAGAGGGGCTTGTCTCTAACATCTTCTGGATAAAAGGCGACACCCTCTATACCCCAAGCATCTCGACGGGCATTTTGAACGGGGTAACAAGGAATTTCATTCTGCACCTAAGCACACTTATAGGATTAGATGTGAAAGAAGGCGCGTTTACCCCGGAAGAGCTTCTTCAAGGGGACGAGGTCTTTATCACGAACTCCACCCAGGAAATATTACGGGTGGGCCGGATGGATGCAAAAGTATTTCCTAAGCGGGAATCTTCTTGGCTTTCCTGTCTGAAGATTTTATATAAAAAAAGTACAGAACTGCAACTCTTGTCCTATCAACAAGTAAAGAAGGTTGAAGTGAATAATGGGAAATACGAACTTATATCAGACTAAACTGACATGTGGACCATATGAATTGCCACTTGGGCAAAAAACCCTGATCATGGGGATCTTGAATGCCACGCCAGATTCTTTTTCGGATGGTGGAAAGTACAACGAGGTGGAAAGGGCTGTTATGCGTGCCAAGGAATTGGTGGAGATGGGGGCTGACATCCTTGATATCGGCGGGGAATCGACAAGGCCCGGATCAGAGAAGGTGAGCCTTGAGATGGAGCTTTCACGTGTCATCCCTGTCATTCAAGCTATCTCAAAAGAGGTGAAGGTGCCAATCTCCATCGACACCTATAAGGCAGAAGTGGCGAAGCAGGCAATAGAAGCCGGTGCCCACATCATCAATGATGTGTGGGGGGCAAAGGCGGACCCCGACATGCCCGCTGTTGCAGCAAAGCTTCAAGTACCGATCATCCTCATGCAGAACAGAAAAGAGCGGGACTATCAGCAATTAATCCCGGATATGATCAGTGACCTGTTTGAGAGTATCACCTTGGTCAAGTATGCCGGCGTGAAGGACGAGAACATCATCCTTGATCCCGGGATAGGGTTTGCCAAAACGTTTGAAGATAACCTGAAAGTGATGCGGCAACTCGAGCACTTCCATACACTTGGGTACCCGCTACTCTTGGGCACCTCGAGGAAAAGGTTCATCGGTCATGTCTTAGATCTTCCGGCCGAAGAGAGAATGGAAGGGACAGGCGCCACAGTATGCCTTGGCATACAAAAAGGCTGCCAAATTGTCCGTGTGCACGATGTGAAAGAGATTGCACGTATGGCAAAGATGATGGATGCCATGCTTACAGAGGGAGGGCTTACCTATCGATAAAATATATGTGAACCAGATGAAATTTTACGGCTACCATGGGGTGTTTCCAGAAGAAACAAAACTTGGACAACGTTTTATGATCGACTTGACGGTAGAATTGGATCTTTCCAAGGCAGGTAAATCTGATGACCTTTCACAATCCGTCAACTACGCGGATCTTTATAACACGTGTAAAAAAGTAGTCGAGGGTGAAACCCATAAGCTGGTGGAAACTGTGGCTGAAAGGGTGGCAGAGGAAATCCTTGCTTCCTTTGGACTGATAGAACGTTGTACGGTCAAAGCGATCAAGCCAGACCCGCCGATTCCAGGACACTACGATTCGGTTGCGGTGGAGATTACAAGGGGCCGCACGTAATGAATACAGCATATATTGCACTGGGTTCCAATCAAGGGGACCGGTACGGATACCTCTGTAAAGCTGTGGAGGAGATCGGTCGTCACGAACAGATTACAGTCGAGAAAGAATCTTCTATCTATGAAACAGATCCTGTCGGGTACACCGATCAGGATAGGTTTTTAAATATGGTAATTAAAGTAAAAACGCAGTTGACTCCCGTTGATCTCTTAAAGGTGTTACAGGGTTTTGAGCACTTTTTTGGCCGGAAGAGAGTGCTTCGCTGGGGGCCGCGAACTTTAGACCTTGACATTTTATTGTTTAACCAAGAAAATATTGAAACAGAAGAGCTTATTGTCCCTCATCCGAGAATGTGGGAAAGGGCTTTTGTTTTTATTCCTTTAATGGAGATCGCGGAAAGTGAGCTGCCCGTAGAGATAAATAGAAAAGAACTTCTTGCAAGACAAGATAGAGAAGGGGTACATGTATGGAAGCCGAAAAGTGGGGGAGACGTATCCGAGCTTACCGAAAGCTGAAAGGATATACTCAAGAATCGTTTGCAAAAAATCTTCATATATCGGTCTCTGTGTTAGGAGAGGTTGAACGGGGAAACCGCGTTCCTTCAGAGGACCTGGTTCAGTCGATTGCACAGGAACTGAACATTACGGTGGAGGAACTAATCCCGCCGGAATTAAAAAGAGAGGAGGTCAATAACTGATGTTGAAAATTGGTGATATCACCATGAAAAACCAAGTGGTCTTAGCACCGATGGCTGGGGTGTGTAATGCCGCATTCCGGCTGACAGTCAAGGAATTCGGTGCGGGTCTTGTGTGCGCCGAGATGGTAAGCGACAAGGCTATCCTTTATAAAAATGCCAAAACGATGGGCATGCTCTATATCGACGAGCGTGAAAAGCCACTAAGCCTGCAAATCTTTGGCGGCGAAAAAGATACCCTTGTAGAAGCGGCGAAGTTTGTGGACAAAAACACGACTGCAGACATCATCGATATTAATATGGGATGCCCGGTGCCGAAGATCGTCAAGTGTGACGCAGGCGCAAGATGGCTGCTAGATCCCAATAAAATCTATGAGATGGTATCAGCGGTGGTGGATGCAGTCGATAAGCCGGTTACCGTAAAAATGCGTACCGGCTGGGATGATGAGCATATCTATGCAATCGAGAATGCCCGTGCCGTTGAGCGTGCCGGCGGTCAAGCGGTAGCGGTCCACGGTAGAACGAGAGTTCAAATGTATGAAGGACATGCAGATTGGGACATCATTAAGCAGGTAAAAGAGTCAGTGAACATCCCTGTCATCGGAAATGGTGACGTTCAAACTCCTCAGGATGCTAAAAGAATGCTAGAGGAAACGGGAGTCGACGGTGTCATGATCGGTCGCGCGGCCCTCGGAAATCCATGGATGATCTACCGCACTGTACAATACCTAGAGACAGGTAAGTTGGTCGGTGAACCTTCTGTTCGTGAAAAAATGGATGTATGTAAGCTGCATCTCGATCGTCTAATCGACCTTAAAGGAGAAAATGTAGCAGTGCGTGAAATGCGTAAACATGCAGCATGGTACCTTAAAGGCATCCGCGGGAACGCAAAGACCCGCAATTCCGTCAATGAATGTAACACCCGTCTCGATCTAGTAAGCCTGATCGACAACCTTGTGGAAGAGTCGGAACAAAAAGAAGCCATGAGTTCACAGGCGATCTAAAGTTTAGCAAGGCAATTGTACCCCTCTGAACATATAGGAACTGCCAGTAAGTTGTTACTGGCAGTTTTAGCTTTATTTATAGTTGGAAAGTCTATATGATAGATAAAAGAAAAGGCTACATAATTAAGTAGATAAATTTCTAGTTGGAGTTGAATAGAATGAGTCAAGAAGAATTGAACTTGAATGACCAGTTGTTGGTTAGGAGAGAAAAACTGCAAAAACACCGTGACAAAGGCCTAGATCCGTTCGGAGCCCGCTTTGAGCGCACTAATGATTCCAAAGAATTGATCAATCAGTACGGGGAAATCGAAAAGGAACAATTGGACGAGCAGGAAATTTCCGTGACACTCGCTGGCCGTATCATGACAAAACGCGGCAAAGGGAAAGCTGGCTTTGCGCACATCCAGGACCTGACAGGTCAAATCCAATTATATGTCCGTAAAGATGCTGTGGGAGAAGAGGCATACGAAATCTTCAACTCAGCAGATATCGGGGATATTGTCGGAGTAACAGGGTTTGTTTTCAAAACCAAAGTGGGAGAACTTTCTATTAAAGCGACTTCCTTTGAACTGTTAACA is part of the Sutcliffiella sp. FSL R7-0096 genome and harbors:
- the dusB gene encoding tRNA dihydrouridine synthase DusB produces the protein MLKIGDITMKNQVVLAPMAGVCNAAFRLTVKEFGAGLVCAEMVSDKAILYKNAKTMGMLYIDEREKPLSLQIFGGEKDTLVEAAKFVDKNTTADIIDINMGCPVPKIVKCDAGARWLLDPNKIYEMVSAVVDAVDKPVTVKMRTGWDDEHIYAIENARAVERAGGQAVAVHGRTRVQMYEGHADWDIIKQVKESVNIPVIGNGDVQTPQDAKRMLEETGVDGVMIGRAALGNPWMIYRTVQYLETGKLVGEPSVREKMDVCKLHLDRLIDLKGENVAVREMRKHAAWYLKGIRGNAKTRNSVNECNTRLDLVSLIDNLVEESEQKEAMSSQAI
- the folB gene encoding dihydroneopterin aldolase, giving the protein MDKIYVNQMKFYGYHGVFPEETKLGQRFMIDLTVELDLSKAGKSDDLSQSVNYADLYNTCKKVVEGETHKLVETVAERVAEEILASFGLIERCTVKAIKPDPPIPGHYDSVAVEITRGRT
- a CDS encoding helix-turn-helix transcriptional regulator, with protein sequence MEAEKWGRRIRAYRKLKGYTQESFAKNLHISVSVLGEVERGNRVPSEDLVQSIAQELNITVEELIPPELKREEVNN
- the folK gene encoding 2-amino-4-hydroxy-6-hydroxymethyldihydropteridine diphosphokinase, which produces MNTAYIALGSNQGDRYGYLCKAVEEIGRHEQITVEKESSIYETDPVGYTDQDRFLNMVIKVKTQLTPVDLLKVLQGFEHFFGRKRVLRWGPRTLDLDILLFNQENIETEELIVPHPRMWERAFVFIPLMEIAESELPVEINRKELLARQDREGVHVWKPKSGGDVSELTES